The following are from one region of the Siniperca chuatsi isolate FFG_IHB_CAS linkage group LG21, ASM2008510v1, whole genome shotgun sequence genome:
- the srrm2 gene encoding serine/arginine repetitive matrix protein 2 isoform X1: protein MYNGIGLTTPRGSGTNGYVQRNLSSLRVKRPRDERGGERDEKDRERLESQLNRQPNADILEHQRKRQLEVKCAELQDMMEEQGYSAEEIEEKVNSFRMMLKEKQEPAPATSERPTVTETHALAAANQQKNDRLRAAFGIASDYVDGSSFQADRKEREKEKREQERLEKERLQQKYTLVEDSDNSDSPPKKRSRKKKKKNKNRDSSSESPSPSPRREKKKSKKKKKKREASEDEEEEDSSSDEKQKVSKNKRKKSESLSPPKAKAARNRSVSSSSAHSQSPAPLRTRQQDQTARKADEGRKGRSPDRRRRGYEVHSPHHQGGEGKRPNLEREKERLSEMEKTSAKRRHDSSSPSPPPPQTEKSREKGRRSRSKQKESEKGRRSRSREMEKRRRSRSIENEREKGRRSRSKEKERERIRRSRSREMDKGRRSRSRENERERGRRSRSREVEKVRRSRSREMEKGRRSRSRENERQRGRRSRSRDVEKGRRSRSRDVEKGRRSRSRDVEKGRRSRSRDVEKGRRSRSRDLEKGRRSRSRDLEKGRRSRSRDVEKGRRSRSRDVEKGRRSRSRDVEKGRRSRSREKRDRGKESVPQRTRHDSSSSPSPSPPPKQETRRERSRDIERGKNRNNQDKKTRHGSSSPSPPPEKERARRERSVDRERRTERDLHSRAPNERDNRKDAGKRQEREMSPCQQKNDRRRDVHPSRDSLSPASRSPVINGRQREREEESRREKDRESTKERDRHLNKQREQDSERGQEGGRKRDEALRSSAESRRDGSTPAEKGRRPVINESQEKTRSPPRKEKRDDKAKPAEKRRESSSSSSSSSSGSGSGSSSSSSSSGSDSDSSSSSSSSSSSSSSSSSEDEGKAKEAGSAGREKSSPSKSSPSAIGAAVQKYLANGRKESPASASEGEGPRRPQKEREDGGDKRERERPSHRAPAESYPSRTKGQERYSPTQMDSPSPPPSPSNRADASRGSNRYSPPVAKARVETKVMERERGRERDAARRPVRSSPPARRSRSPPQKTSTTSPARRTPPRQYQEPPFRSRRASPPPAWSNRERERQRDREKERNREREKDRERERIARRSRSRSPRRRSPPSRSRRSPSPQRRRRSSHSLSRERVREREHERIRQREVEQERLREKEHLHPKDVPQPRRSSSSSSSSSSSSSSSASPSPPPERKDTKALTERDRRTERVGEKGEDREQKSRSSSSQGPSTHSSHAPTSGRGGSQSDSRRSDVASRRSPAGSQPETKQSSRGPRRKQSPVTPPKLSDQTVRSESAVNGKEATANKKANRSSSSSSSSSSSSSSSSSSSSSSSDSSDSEVEQGKGKTDKAQSSPSSSSSSENEKETKKKSPAGSGRVPADSLRDSRSLSYSPPRYMRAAPPSPRRRSGSRQSPSRSSSSRRRK from the exons ATGTATAATGGGATTGGCTTGACAACTCCACGGGGCAGCGGCACCAATGGCTATGTGCAGCGCAACCTGTCGAGTCTGCGGGTCAAACGGCCACGGGATGAGCGTGGCGGCGAGCGGGATGAGAAGGACCGGGAGAGGCTGGAGAGTCAGCTCAACAGGCAGCCCAATGCTGACATACTGGAGCACCAACGGAAGAGGCAGCTGGAGGTCAAGTGTGCCGAGCTGCAGGACATGATGGAGGAGCAAGG GTATTCAGCTGAGGAAATTGAGGAGAAAGTGAACAGTTTCCGTATGATGCTAAAGGAGAAGCAGGAGCCGGCTCCCGCCACCAGTGAAAGACCAAC gGTGACAGAGACTCATGCTCTGGCTGCAGCCAACCAGCAGAAGAATGACCGTCTTCGTGCTGCTTTTGGCATTGCCAGCGACTATGTGGACGGATCGTCCTTCCAAGCCGATCgcaaggaaagagagaaggagaagagagagcaagaacgcctggagaaggagaggctgcagcagaAATATAC GTTGGTGGAAGATTCAGACAATTCAGATTCTCCTCCCAAGAAGCGTAGtcggaagaagaaaaagaaaaacaagaacagagacag CAGCTCAGAGAGTCCCTCCCCATCTCCTCGGCGAGAGAAGAAGAAatccaaaaagaagaaaaagaaacg TGAGGCATCagaagatgaggaagaagaagacag TTCCTCAGATGAGAAGCAGAAGGTGtcaaagaataaaagaaagaagagtgaAAGTTTGAGTCCGCCAAAAGCAAAGGCAGCACGAAACAGGAGtgtctcctccagctctgctcACAG CCAGTCTCCAGCTCCACTGAGAACACGTCAACAGGATCAAACTGCAAGAAAAGCTGATGAAGGTAGAAAGGGGAGATCGCCAGACAGGAGGAGACGGGGCTACGAGGTGCACAGCCCACATCATCAGGGAGGCGAAGGG AAGAGGCCCAAtcttgagagagagaaagagcgacTGAGTGAGATGGAGAAGACCTCCGCCAAGAGGAGACATGACTCTTCATCCccttctccaccaccaccacagacagaaaaaagcagggagaaagggagaaggTCCAGAAGCAAACAGAAGGAGAGTGAGAAAGGCAGGCGCTCCAgaagcagagagatggagaaaaggaGGCGTTCTAGGAGCATAGAAAacgagagggagaaagggaggcGTTCGAGAagcaaagaaaaggagagagagagaataaggcGCTCCAGAAGCAGAGAGATGGATAAAGGAAGGCGATCGAGgagcagagaaaatgagagggagagagggaggcgcTCCAGAagcagagaggtggagaaagtAAGGCGTTCAAGAAGCAGAGAAATGGAAAAGGGGAGGCGTTCAAGGAGCAGAGAAAacgagaggcagagagggaggcgCTCCAGAAGCAGAGACGTGGAGAAGGGGAGGCGCTCCAGGAGCAGAGACGTGGAGAAGGGGAGGCGCTCCAGGAGCAGAGACGTGGAGAAGGGGAGGCGCTCCAGGAGCAGAGACGTGGAGAAGGGGAGGCGCTCCAGAAGCAGAGACTTGGAGAAGGGGAGGCGCTCCAGAAGCAGAGACTTGGAGAAGGGGAGGCGCTCCAGGAGCAGAGACGTGGAGAAGGGGAGGCGCTCCAGGAGCAGAGACGTGGAGAAGGGGAGGCGCTCAAGGAGCAGAGACGTGGAGAAGGGGAGGCGCTCCAGgagcagagaaaagagggaCAGAGGAAAGGAGAGTGTTCCTCAGAGGACCAGACATGATTCCTCCTCGtccccttctccttctcctccacctaAACAGGAGACTAGAAGGGAAAGAAGCAGAGACATTGAGCGGGGAAAAAACAGGAATAATCAGGACAAAAAGACGAGACACGGCTCCTCATCGCCGTCGCCTCCCCCTGAGAAGGAGAGGGcaaggagggagaggagtgtAGATAGGGAGCGCAGGACTGAGAGAGATCTGCACTCAAGGGCACCAAATGAAAGGGACAACAGGAAAGACGCTGggaagagacaggagagagagatgtcTCCTTGCCAGCAGAAAAATGACAGGAGAAGGGATGTACACCCGTCCCGCGATTCCCTGTCACCCGCCTCTCGCTCACCTGTCATCAATGGGCGtcaaagagaaagggaggaggagagtagaagagaaaaagacagggagagtactaaagagagggacagacatCTGAACAAGCAAAGGGAACAAGACAGTGAGCGAGGTCAAGAAGGcggcagaaagagagatgaggcTCTCCGATCGTCTGCAGAAAGTAGGCGAGATGGATCGACACCTGCAGAGAAAGGCAGAAGACCAGTGATCAACGAGAGCCAAGAGAAGACAAGAAGCCCTCCAAGAAAGGAGAAACGTGATGACAAGGCGAAACCGGctgagaaaagaagagagagcagcagcagtagcagcagcagcagcagtggtagtGGTAgcggtagcagcagcagcagtagcagcagcggTAGTGACAGTGATagctcctcgtcctcctcatcatcttcctcttcctcttcgtcCTCATCCTCTGAAGATGAGGGCAAGGCGAAGGAGGCTGGGTCAGCAGGGAGGGAAAAAAGTAGCCCCTCGAAAAGTTCACCATCTGCCATCGGGGCTGCAGTTCAGAAGTATTTAGCCAATGGTAGAAAGGAAAGCCCTGCCTCTGCTTCTGAGGGCGAAGGACCTAGACGACCCcagaaggaaagagaagatgGAGGCGACAAACGTGAGAGGGAAAGACCGTCCCACAGAGCTCCTGCAGAGAGTTACCCGTCCCGGACGAAAGGTCAGGAGCGATATAGCCCCACACAGATGGACAGCCCCAGTCCGCCTCCTTCCCCATCCAACAGAGCGGACGCCAGCAGAGGCAGCAACAGGTACTCCCCACCTGTGGCCAAAGCCAGGGTGGAGACAAAAGtcatggaaagagagagagggagggagagggatgCCGCCAGGAGGCCTGTGAGGTCTAGCCCTCCAGCCAGGAGGTCACGCTCTCCGCCCCAGAAAacctccaccacctccccaGCCCGTCGCACCCCACCACGGCAATATCAGGAACCCCCGTTCCGATCCAGGAgagcttctcctcctccagcctggtcaaaccgagagagagagaggcagagggacagggagaaggagaggaatagggagagagagaaggacagagaacGTGAGCGGATTGCCAGGAGGAGCAGGTCCAGAAGCCCAAGGAGGCGAAGCCCACCCAGCAG GTCCCGTCGCTCTCCTTCTCCACAGCGGCGAAGGAGGAGCAGTCACTCCCTctccagagagagagtgagagaaagggaaCATGAGAGGATCAGGCAGAGGGAGGTAGAACAAGAGCGACTAAGGGAAAAGGAGCATCTGCACCCAAAAGATGTTCCCCAACCCCGCCGATCCTCGtcatcctcatcttcctccagctcctcctcttcctcttcggCCTCACCTTCACCGCCGCCGGAGAGGAAAGACACAAAAGCactaacagagagagacagaagaacagAGCGAGTGGGCGAGaagggagaggacagagaacaGAAAAGTCGTTCCTCTTCTTCACAGGGCCCTTCCACACACTCATCCCATGCTCCAACCTCAGGTAGAGGAGGCTCCCAGTCAGACTCCAGGCGCTCTGATGTGGCCTCTAGAAGGTCTCCGGCTGGCAGCCAACCAGAAACCAAACAGTCGTCACGAGGTCCAAGAAGAAAGCAGTCACCAGTGACACCCCCTAAACTGTCAGACCAAACAGTCAGAAGTGAGAGCGCTGTAAACGGGAAGGAGGCAACTGCAAACAAGAAAGCCAACAGGagcagcagctccagctcctcttcctcgtcgtcatcctcctcttcgtcctccTCGTCATCCTCCTCTTCAGACAGCTCTGACTCTGAAGTAGAGCAAGGAAAAGG gaagacagacaaagCTCAAAGCtctccttcctcatcctcctcatcagagaatgaaaaggaaacaaagaaaaagag CCCTGCCGGATCTGGGAGGGTGCCGGCTGATTCGCTGAGAGATTCTCGCTCACTCAGTTATTCTCCTCCAAGGTACATGAGAGCAGCGCCGCCCTCGCCGCGTCGCAG GAGCGGCAGCAGGCAGTCACCGAGCCGATCGTCAAGCAGCAGGCGAAGGAAATGA
- the srrm2 gene encoding serine/arginine repetitive matrix protein 2 isoform X2, translating into MYNGIGLTTPRGSGTNGYVQRNLSSLRVKRPRDERGGERDEKDRERLESQLNRQPNADILEHQRKRQLEVKCAELQDMMEEQGYSAEEIEEKVNSFRMMLKEKQEPAPATSERPTVTETHALAAANQQKNDRLRAAFGIASDYVDGSSFQADRKEREKEKREQERLEKERLQQKYTLVEDSDNSDSPPKKRSRKKKKKNKNRDSSESPSPSPRREKKKSKKKKKKREASEDEEEEDSSSDEKQKVSKNKRKKSESLSPPKAKAARNRSVSSSSAHSQSPAPLRTRQQDQTARKADEGRKGRSPDRRRRGYEVHSPHHQGGEGKRPNLEREKERLSEMEKTSAKRRHDSSSPSPPPPQTEKSREKGRRSRSKQKESEKGRRSRSREMEKRRRSRSIENEREKGRRSRSKEKERERIRRSRSREMDKGRRSRSRENERERGRRSRSREVEKVRRSRSREMEKGRRSRSRENERQRGRRSRSRDVEKGRRSRSRDVEKGRRSRSRDVEKGRRSRSRDVEKGRRSRSRDLEKGRRSRSRDLEKGRRSRSRDVEKGRRSRSRDVEKGRRSRSRDVEKGRRSRSREKRDRGKESVPQRTRHDSSSSPSPSPPPKQETRRERSRDIERGKNRNNQDKKTRHGSSSPSPPPEKERARRERSVDRERRTERDLHSRAPNERDNRKDAGKRQEREMSPCQQKNDRRRDVHPSRDSLSPASRSPVINGRQREREEESRREKDRESTKERDRHLNKQREQDSERGQEGGRKRDEALRSSAESRRDGSTPAEKGRRPVINESQEKTRSPPRKEKRDDKAKPAEKRRESSSSSSSSSSGSGSGSSSSSSSSGSDSDSSSSSSSSSSSSSSSSSEDEGKAKEAGSAGREKSSPSKSSPSAIGAAVQKYLANGRKESPASASEGEGPRRPQKEREDGGDKRERERPSHRAPAESYPSRTKGQERYSPTQMDSPSPPPSPSNRADASRGSNRYSPPVAKARVETKVMERERGRERDAARRPVRSSPPARRSRSPPQKTSTTSPARRTPPRQYQEPPFRSRRASPPPAWSNRERERQRDREKERNREREKDRERERIARRSRSRSPRRRSPPSRSRRSPSPQRRRRSSHSLSRERVREREHERIRQREVEQERLREKEHLHPKDVPQPRRSSSSSSSSSSSSSSSASPSPPPERKDTKALTERDRRTERVGEKGEDREQKSRSSSSQGPSTHSSHAPTSGRGGSQSDSRRSDVASRRSPAGSQPETKQSSRGPRRKQSPVTPPKLSDQTVRSESAVNGKEATANKKANRSSSSSSSSSSSSSSSSSSSSSSSDSSDSEVEQGKGKTDKAQSSPSSSSSSENEKETKKKSPAGSGRVPADSLRDSRSLSYSPPRYMRAAPPSPRRRSGSRQSPSRSSSSRRRK; encoded by the exons ATGTATAATGGGATTGGCTTGACAACTCCACGGGGCAGCGGCACCAATGGCTATGTGCAGCGCAACCTGTCGAGTCTGCGGGTCAAACGGCCACGGGATGAGCGTGGCGGCGAGCGGGATGAGAAGGACCGGGAGAGGCTGGAGAGTCAGCTCAACAGGCAGCCCAATGCTGACATACTGGAGCACCAACGGAAGAGGCAGCTGGAGGTCAAGTGTGCCGAGCTGCAGGACATGATGGAGGAGCAAGG GTATTCAGCTGAGGAAATTGAGGAGAAAGTGAACAGTTTCCGTATGATGCTAAAGGAGAAGCAGGAGCCGGCTCCCGCCACCAGTGAAAGACCAAC gGTGACAGAGACTCATGCTCTGGCTGCAGCCAACCAGCAGAAGAATGACCGTCTTCGTGCTGCTTTTGGCATTGCCAGCGACTATGTGGACGGATCGTCCTTCCAAGCCGATCgcaaggaaagagagaaggagaagagagagcaagaacgcctggagaaggagaggctgcagcagaAATATAC GTTGGTGGAAGATTCAGACAATTCAGATTCTCCTCCCAAGAAGCGTAGtcggaagaagaaaaagaaaaacaagaacagagacag CTCAGAGAGTCCCTCCCCATCTCCTCGGCGAGAGAAGAAGAAatccaaaaagaagaaaaagaaacg TGAGGCATCagaagatgaggaagaagaagacag TTCCTCAGATGAGAAGCAGAAGGTGtcaaagaataaaagaaagaagagtgaAAGTTTGAGTCCGCCAAAAGCAAAGGCAGCACGAAACAGGAGtgtctcctccagctctgctcACAG CCAGTCTCCAGCTCCACTGAGAACACGTCAACAGGATCAAACTGCAAGAAAAGCTGATGAAGGTAGAAAGGGGAGATCGCCAGACAGGAGGAGACGGGGCTACGAGGTGCACAGCCCACATCATCAGGGAGGCGAAGGG AAGAGGCCCAAtcttgagagagagaaagagcgacTGAGTGAGATGGAGAAGACCTCCGCCAAGAGGAGACATGACTCTTCATCCccttctccaccaccaccacagacagaaaaaagcagggagaaagggagaaggTCCAGAAGCAAACAGAAGGAGAGTGAGAAAGGCAGGCGCTCCAgaagcagagagatggagaaaaggaGGCGTTCTAGGAGCATAGAAAacgagagggagaaagggaggcGTTCGAGAagcaaagaaaaggagagagagagaataaggcGCTCCAGAAGCAGAGAGATGGATAAAGGAAGGCGATCGAGgagcagagaaaatgagagggagagagggaggcgcTCCAGAagcagagaggtggagaaagtAAGGCGTTCAAGAAGCAGAGAAATGGAAAAGGGGAGGCGTTCAAGGAGCAGAGAAAacgagaggcagagagggaggcgCTCCAGAAGCAGAGACGTGGAGAAGGGGAGGCGCTCCAGGAGCAGAGACGTGGAGAAGGGGAGGCGCTCCAGGAGCAGAGACGTGGAGAAGGGGAGGCGCTCCAGGAGCAGAGACGTGGAGAAGGGGAGGCGCTCCAGAAGCAGAGACTTGGAGAAGGGGAGGCGCTCCAGAAGCAGAGACTTGGAGAAGGGGAGGCGCTCCAGGAGCAGAGACGTGGAGAAGGGGAGGCGCTCCAGGAGCAGAGACGTGGAGAAGGGGAGGCGCTCAAGGAGCAGAGACGTGGAGAAGGGGAGGCGCTCCAGgagcagagaaaagagggaCAGAGGAAAGGAGAGTGTTCCTCAGAGGACCAGACATGATTCCTCCTCGtccccttctccttctcctccacctaAACAGGAGACTAGAAGGGAAAGAAGCAGAGACATTGAGCGGGGAAAAAACAGGAATAATCAGGACAAAAAGACGAGACACGGCTCCTCATCGCCGTCGCCTCCCCCTGAGAAGGAGAGGGcaaggagggagaggagtgtAGATAGGGAGCGCAGGACTGAGAGAGATCTGCACTCAAGGGCACCAAATGAAAGGGACAACAGGAAAGACGCTGggaagagacaggagagagagatgtcTCCTTGCCAGCAGAAAAATGACAGGAGAAGGGATGTACACCCGTCCCGCGATTCCCTGTCACCCGCCTCTCGCTCACCTGTCATCAATGGGCGtcaaagagaaagggaggaggagagtagaagagaaaaagacagggagagtactaaagagagggacagacatCTGAACAAGCAAAGGGAACAAGACAGTGAGCGAGGTCAAGAAGGcggcagaaagagagatgaggcTCTCCGATCGTCTGCAGAAAGTAGGCGAGATGGATCGACACCTGCAGAGAAAGGCAGAAGACCAGTGATCAACGAGAGCCAAGAGAAGACAAGAAGCCCTCCAAGAAAGGAGAAACGTGATGACAAGGCGAAACCGGctgagaaaagaagagagagcagcagcagtagcagcagcagcagcagtggtagtGGTAgcggtagcagcagcagcagtagcagcagcggTAGTGACAGTGATagctcctcgtcctcctcatcatcttcctcttcctcttcgtcCTCATCCTCTGAAGATGAGGGCAAGGCGAAGGAGGCTGGGTCAGCAGGGAGGGAAAAAAGTAGCCCCTCGAAAAGTTCACCATCTGCCATCGGGGCTGCAGTTCAGAAGTATTTAGCCAATGGTAGAAAGGAAAGCCCTGCCTCTGCTTCTGAGGGCGAAGGACCTAGACGACCCcagaaggaaagagaagatgGAGGCGACAAACGTGAGAGGGAAAGACCGTCCCACAGAGCTCCTGCAGAGAGTTACCCGTCCCGGACGAAAGGTCAGGAGCGATATAGCCCCACACAGATGGACAGCCCCAGTCCGCCTCCTTCCCCATCCAACAGAGCGGACGCCAGCAGAGGCAGCAACAGGTACTCCCCACCTGTGGCCAAAGCCAGGGTGGAGACAAAAGtcatggaaagagagagagggagggagagggatgCCGCCAGGAGGCCTGTGAGGTCTAGCCCTCCAGCCAGGAGGTCACGCTCTCCGCCCCAGAAAacctccaccacctccccaGCCCGTCGCACCCCACCACGGCAATATCAGGAACCCCCGTTCCGATCCAGGAgagcttctcctcctccagcctggtcaaaccgagagagagagaggcagagggacagggagaaggagaggaatagggagagagagaaggacagagaacGTGAGCGGATTGCCAGGAGGAGCAGGTCCAGAAGCCCAAGGAGGCGAAGCCCACCCAGCAG GTCCCGTCGCTCTCCTTCTCCACAGCGGCGAAGGAGGAGCAGTCACTCCCTctccagagagagagtgagagaaagggaaCATGAGAGGATCAGGCAGAGGGAGGTAGAACAAGAGCGACTAAGGGAAAAGGAGCATCTGCACCCAAAAGATGTTCCCCAACCCCGCCGATCCTCGtcatcctcatcttcctccagctcctcctcttcctcttcggCCTCACCTTCACCGCCGCCGGAGAGGAAAGACACAAAAGCactaacagagagagacagaagaacagAGCGAGTGGGCGAGaagggagaggacagagaacaGAAAAGTCGTTCCTCTTCTTCACAGGGCCCTTCCACACACTCATCCCATGCTCCAACCTCAGGTAGAGGAGGCTCCCAGTCAGACTCCAGGCGCTCTGATGTGGCCTCTAGAAGGTCTCCGGCTGGCAGCCAACCAGAAACCAAACAGTCGTCACGAGGTCCAAGAAGAAAGCAGTCACCAGTGACACCCCCTAAACTGTCAGACCAAACAGTCAGAAGTGAGAGCGCTGTAAACGGGAAGGAGGCAACTGCAAACAAGAAAGCCAACAGGagcagcagctccagctcctcttcctcgtcgtcatcctcctcttcgtcctccTCGTCATCCTCCTCTTCAGACAGCTCTGACTCTGAAGTAGAGCAAGGAAAAGG gaagacagacaaagCTCAAAGCtctccttcctcatcctcctcatcagagaatgaaaaggaaacaaagaaaaagag CCCTGCCGGATCTGGGAGGGTGCCGGCTGATTCGCTGAGAGATTCTCGCTCACTCAGTTATTCTCCTCCAAGGTACATGAGAGCAGCGCCGCCCTCGCCGCGTCGCAG GAGCGGCAGCAGGCAGTCACCGAGCCGATCGTCAAGCAGCAGGCGAAGGAAATGA